The proteins below are encoded in one region of Sphingobacterium sp. R2:
- a CDS encoding GNAT family N-acetyltransferase, translated as MENTIIRKIKKSDNDALSNLIKAVFEEHNAPKEGTVYSDPTTSDLYALFSKESAVLWVGVVDGIVAGCCGIYPTAGLPPYCAELVKFYLNPAFRGIGLGKALMNKSIESAKRLGYDKIYLESFPEFSNAIKMYQNMGFRLLQKPLGNSGHHACSIWMLRSEGPTSN; from the coding sequence ATGGAGAATACAATCATCAGGAAAATAAAAAAATCGGACAACGATGCGCTTTCAAATCTGATCAAAGCTGTTTTTGAAGAGCACAACGCACCAAAAGAAGGGACTGTTTATTCCGATCCTACCACTTCAGATTTATATGCACTTTTTAGCAAAGAAAGCGCTGTGCTCTGGGTAGGTGTGGTAGATGGCATAGTAGCGGGCTGTTGCGGGATTTATCCCACTGCTGGATTGCCGCCGTACTGCGCAGAGCTCGTTAAATTTTACCTCAATCCAGCGTTCAGGGGGATTGGGCTTGGTAAAGCGTTAATGAATAAAAGTATCGAAAGCGCAAAGCGTCTAGGCTACGATAAAATCTATCTTGAGAGCTTTCCCGAGTTTTCAAATGCGATAAAAATGTATCAAAACATGGGCTTCAGATTACTTCAAAAGCCATTAGGGAATTCTGGACATCATGCTTGTTCAATTTGGATGCTTCGTAGTGAAGGACCTACGAGTAATTAG